A genome region from Nocardia sp. NBC_01730 includes the following:
- a CDS encoding APC family permease, whose translation MSKLTTAAKRVLLGRPFRSDSLGHTLLPKRIALPVFASDAMSSVAYAPEEIFLVLSAAGISAYLYAPWVGLAVAFVMAVVVASYRQNVHAYPSGGGDYEVATTNLGPNAGLTVGSALLVDYVLTVAVSISSAASNIGSAIPFVATHKVLFAVVAIATLTAINLRGVRESGSAFAVPTYAFIIGMFVMLGWGLFRIFVLGEELRAESAGFGLDAEDEHLYGLAFAFLIARSFSSGCAALTGVEAISNGVPAFRKPKSRNAATTLLMLGTIAIVLLMGIIILAQKIEIVYAHNTSDLIGAPADYHQKTLIAQLAETVFDGFPIGFFFITIVTALILVLAANTAFNGFPVLGSILAQDRYLPRQLHTRGDRLAFSNGILFLAGAAIAFVVLFGAEVSKLIQLYIVGVFVSFVLSQTGMLRHWTRLLRTETDPGQRSRMMRSRVINAVGLTATGTVLVIVLITKFFAGAYIAICTMVAIFIVMKLIRRHYDSVARELDEHDWDGVLPSRSHSIVLVSRLHLPTRRALAYARATRPDTLEAVTVNVDEADTRALVREWEQSDITVPLKVIESPYREITKPVLDYVKRVRKDSPRDVVTVFIPEYVVGHWWEQVLHNQSALRLKGRLLFEPGVMVTSVPWQLSSSTRAKTPGVVNAAGAVRRGYEDRT comes from the coding sequence AGCGAAACGAGTGCTGCTGGGTAGGCCTTTCCGCAGCGACTCGCTGGGCCACACCCTGCTGCCGAAGCGAATCGCGCTCCCGGTGTTCGCCTCCGATGCCATGTCCTCGGTCGCGTACGCACCCGAAGAGATCTTCCTCGTGCTGTCGGCCGCGGGCATCTCCGCCTACCTGTATGCCCCCTGGGTCGGCCTCGCGGTCGCCTTCGTCATGGCCGTGGTGGTTGCCAGCTACCGGCAGAATGTGCATGCCTACCCGTCCGGCGGCGGCGATTACGAGGTCGCCACGACGAACCTCGGTCCCAACGCGGGCTTGACCGTCGGCAGCGCGCTGCTCGTGGACTACGTGCTCACCGTCGCGGTGTCGATCTCCTCGGCCGCGTCCAACATCGGCTCGGCCATTCCGTTCGTCGCCACACACAAGGTGTTGTTCGCGGTCGTGGCGATCGCGACGCTCACCGCGATCAACCTGCGCGGGGTGCGCGAATCGGGCTCCGCTTTCGCCGTCCCCACCTACGCGTTCATCATCGGCATGTTCGTCATGCTCGGCTGGGGGCTGTTCCGGATCTTCGTGCTCGGCGAGGAGTTGCGGGCAGAATCGGCCGGATTCGGGTTGGACGCCGAGGACGAGCACCTGTACGGACTCGCGTTCGCCTTTCTCATCGCGCGGTCGTTCTCTTCCGGCTGTGCCGCGCTGACCGGTGTGGAGGCGATCAGCAACGGCGTGCCCGCGTTCCGCAAGCCCAAGTCGCGCAACGCCGCGACCACGCTGCTGATGCTCGGGACCATCGCGATCGTCCTGCTGATGGGCATTATCATCCTGGCTCAGAAGATCGAAATCGTCTACGCGCACAACACTTCTGATTTGATCGGCGCGCCGGCGGACTATCATCAGAAGACGCTGATCGCTCAGCTTGCCGAGACTGTGTTCGACGGCTTCCCGATCGGGTTCTTCTTCATTACGATCGTGACCGCGCTCATCCTCGTGCTTGCCGCCAACACCGCGTTCAACGGTTTCCCTGTGCTCGGCTCGATCCTGGCGCAGGACCGTTACCTGCCCCGGCAGCTACACACCAGGGGCGACCGGCTGGCGTTCAGCAACGGTATCCTTTTCCTCGCCGGTGCGGCCATCGCGTTCGTGGTGCTCTTCGGCGCCGAGGTGTCCAAGCTGATCCAGCTGTACATCGTCGGCGTATTCGTCTCGTTCGTGCTCAGCCAGACCGGGATGCTGCGGCACTGGACACGGCTGCTGCGCACCGAGACCGATCCGGGACAGCGGTCGCGGATGATGCGGTCCAGGGTGATCAACGCGGTGGGTCTCACCGCGACCGGCACGGTGCTGGTCATCGTGCTGATCACCAAATTCTTCGCGGGCGCCTACATCGCCATCTGCACCATGGTCGCGATCTTCATCGTGATGAAATTGATTCGCAGGCACTATGATTCGGTCGCGCGCGAGCTGGATGAACACGACTGGGACGGCGTGCTACCCAGCCGCTCCCACTCCATTGTGCTGGTGTCGCGGCTGCACCTGCCCACCCGCCGCGCGCTGGCCTACGCTCGCGCCACCCGCCCCGACACGCTCGAGGCAGTGACGGTGAACGTCGACGAGGCCGACACCAGGGCGCTGGTGCGTGAGTGGGAGCAGAGCGATATCACGGTGCCGCTCAAGGTCATCGAGTCGCCCTACCGCGAGATCACCAAACCCGTCCTCGATTACGTCAAGCGTGTGCGCAAGGATTCTCCGCGCGACGTCGTGACCGTGTTCATCCCCGAGTACGTGGTCGGCCACTGGTGGGAGCAGGTGCTGCACAATCAGAGCGCACTGCGGTTGAAGGGCAGGCTGCTGTTCGAGCCCGGCGTGATGGTGACCAGCGTCCCTTGGCAGCTGAGTTCGTCCACCCGGGCGAAGACGCCGGGCGTGGTCAATGCCGCGGGCGCGGTGCGGCGCGGGTACGAGGACCGGACATGA